The following proteins come from a genomic window of Trifolium pratense cultivar HEN17-A07 linkage group LG4, ARS_RC_1.1, whole genome shotgun sequence:
- the LOC123919845 gene encoding calcium-transporting ATPase 12, plasma membrane-type-like isoform X3 yields MSQASMSSESDGGNIELGASLLLATTTTTSSNKYNKIWHRSKILLYIKVIISLRKDTTSSDNYEESLPPSPLPNTSLLPSPPARTSSAKSFVGIDIPSHTQEGYIAEIVKKKDLISLLKFGGVDRVCEILHGQTHHPLEKITGNLGTSFSSILWNSCKHNRYTISMMLISASLSFATELKQEGRKYGWHDGVAMVFFVLLLLAFSSITNFWCERKMVKLAKRKGQEVKFNVKRGEHDLVLPVYDIVVGDIVCLSPRDEVPADGLLVSGDVLVLDDGIQNEKIDCRENPFLIAGSKVIEGHGQMVVTSVENKLNVAEMKGSMNCNFEKKGLLYSLIEKPISNLDKASLLIFTLVAFVLFIRLICKKDGDGGGLPEIKGNNVSIGLLAQLLENIFLRPRGNISILAGLFSVVMLCVQHGVPLMVTLSLHYQNDKLVVNQEVVHNDLSACTTMGLVTVICIDVSGGIIPKPMEVKIWVGEGERDMSMVEEPETRFVLDKLKQGLGLSVLAPGLSPSPVSNSLVSWAEKTWKMDILSFREDFHILKHSKLDSNQEGSGVLARKVRVNEQVMHVHWSGDAPTILEMCSQYYDSEGACHSIENQKLKFRQVIQEMEDNGLKPIAFACRETQVQELEQDELTLLALVGLKFKCQESTKLALQNLKNNGIEIKLVSEDDIMVVKDMACELRIEVPINGHLEGKELKDLNDKERLVKVDQAIAMGSFSPKDKHLMVRCLQDKGDVVAFIDQERLMTNHNSEVLKLADVGIVHNSLRRTIDGREKSGITITCFSALVPIIKAGRSKYHNIQKFIQLQMTVGISGLLITLITTIFTGNSPLTAIQLIWVNMLMCILGGLMMVMELSSEDEQKQPSGRNQPIITKKIWKNIVFQVFYQASACMILEFGGHVTDSEKQVVVIEYAKGLADCMRLNAARWAICVLVSAVPWVLEWTLKKIFSVFFSTNYSSPLDSRESTPQPLFYLYWGLPFMMLLLFPIGLAGMTFH; encoded by the exons ATGTCACAAGCAAGCATGTCCTCAGAATCAGATGGTGGCAACATAGAACTTGGTGCTAGTTTACTACttgctactactactactactagcaGCAACAAATACAATAAGATATGGCATAGAAGCAAGATACTACTATACATAAAAGTCATTATCTCCTTGAGGAAGGATACAACTTCTAGTGACAATTATGAAGAATCTCTTCCACCATCACCACTACCAAACACTTCATTACTTCCTAGTCCTCCTGCTAGAACATCCTCTGCCAAATCATTTGTTGGAATCGATATACCTTCTCATACTCAAGAGGGGTATATTGCTGAAATTGTGAAGAAGAAGGACTTAATATCTCTTCTTAAGTTTGGTGGGGTTGATCGCGTTTGTGAAATTCTACATGGTCAAACTCATCACCCATTAGAG AAGATCACTGGGAACCTTGGAACAAGCTTCTCTAGCATTTTATGGAATAGCTGCAAACACAATCGTTACACAATTTCAATGATGTTGATTTCGGCCTCATTGTCCTTTGCCACGGAACTCAAGCAGGAGGGACGGAAATATGGTTGGCATGATGGTGTTGCtatggttttttttgttttacttctGCTCGCATTCTCTTCAATAACTAACTTTTGGTGCGAACGAAAAATGGTGAAATTGGCAAAGAGAAAAGGCCAGGAGGTGAAGTTCAATGTTAAAAGAGGTGAACATGATCTTGTTCTTCCCGTATACGATATTGTTGTGGGTGACATCGTGTGTTTGAGTCCCCGTGATGAGGTTCCTGCTGATGGTTTGCTTGTGAGTGGCGACGTCCTTGTGCTGGATGATGGaatacaaaatgaaaaaattgattgTAGGGAGAACCCATTTCTTATAGCTGGTTCAAAGGTGATTGAGGGTCATGGACAGATGGTTGTGACATCAGTTGAAAACAAGCTGAATGTGGCTGAGATGAAAGGCTCAATGAAttgtaattttgaaaagaaaggCCTTTTGTACAGTCTAATTGAGAAGCCAATTTCTAACCTTGACAAAGCCTCTCTTTTAATCTTTACACTCGTTGCATTTGTATTGTTCATTCGCCtaatttgtaaaaaagatgGAGATGGTGGCGGATTGCCGGAAATTAAAGGGAATAATGTTTCAATTGGCCTGTTGGCGCAACTCCTTGAGAACATTTTTTTGAGACCACGAGGAAATATTTCCATTTTAGCAGGACTTTTTAGTGTTGTAATGCTGTGTGTACAACATGGAGTGCCACTTATGGTTACTTTATCTCTCCATTACCAGAATGATAAACTGGTGGTTAATCAAGAAGTTGTTCATAATGATTTGTCAGCTTGTACAACAATGGGGTTGGTGACTGTTATATGCATTGATGTATCTGGTGGGATCATACCAAAACCAATGGAGGTTAAAATCTGGGTGGGAGAGGGGGAGAGAGATATGAGCATGGTTGAGGAACCAGAAACACGTTTTGTACTTGACAAGCTTAAACAAGGACTTGGTTTATCAGTTCTTGCACCAGGACTATCTCCTTCTCCTGTGTCCAATTCACTTGTTTCGTGGGCAGAAAAAACATGGAAAATGGACATTTTATCTTTCAGAGAAGATTTTCACATTCTTAAGCATAGCAAACTGGATTCTAACCAAGAGGGCAGTGGAGTTTTGGCAAGAAAAGTTAGGGTCAATGAACAAGTTATGCACGTGCACTGGAGCGGGGATGCACCCACGATATTGGAAATGTGTTCGCAATACTATGACAGTGAAGGAGCATGTCATTCCATAGAAAATCAGAAACTTAAATTTAGGCAGGTGATTCAAGAGATGGAGGATAATGGCCTTAAGCCAATTGCATTTGCTTGTAGAGAAACACAAGTGCAAGAACTGGAGCAAGATGAATTGACCTTGTTAGCACTGGTAGGTCTCAAATTCAAGTGTCAagaatcaacaaaattagcTTTGCAAAATCTCAAGAATAATGGAATAGAAATCAAATTGGTCTCGGAGGATGACATCATGGTAGTGAAAGACATGGCTTGTGAACTGAGAATAGAAGTGCCGATAAATGGTCACCTTGAAGGAAAAGAACTTAAAGATTTGAATGACAAAGAAAGATTAGTTAAAGTGGATCAAGCCATTGCAATGGGAAGTTTCAGTCCTAAAGACAAGCATCTCATGGTTAGGTGTTTGCAAGACAAAGGTGATGTGGTTGCATTCATTGACCAAGAAAGGTTGATGACCAATCATAATTCAGAAGTTCTAAAGCTAGCTGATGTAGGGATAGTTCATAACTCTCTAAGAAGAACAATTGATGGTAGAGAGAAATCTGGTATAACTATCACATGTTTCAGTGCACTGGTACCAATCATTAAGGCTGGCAGAAGTAAATATCACAATATTCAAAAGTTCATTCAACTTCAGATGACAGTTGGTATATCAGGGTTACTCATAACCTTGATTACAACAATATTCACAGGAAACTCTCCCTTAACAGCAATCCAATTGATTTGGGTGAACATGCTAATGTGTATTCTGGGCGGTCTAATGATGGTGATGGAATTAAGTAGTGAGGATGAACAAAAACAACCATCTGGTAGGAATCAACCAATTATAACCAAGAAAATATGGAAAAACATAGTTTTTCAGGTTTTCTATCAAGCTTCTGCATGTATGATACTTGAGTTTGGGGGACACGTAACTGACAGTGAAAAGCAA GTTGTGGTAATTGAGTATGCAAAAGGCTTAGCAGATTGCATGCGGCTGAATGCCGCTCGATGGGCTATCTGTGTCCTGGTCAGTGCTGTTCCATGGGTACTTGAATGGACCTTGAAGAAgattttttcagtttttttcaGCACCAATTATAGTTCACCCTTGGACTCTCGAGAGTCAACCCCACAACCTTTGTTCTATCTTTATTGGGGGCTTCCATTTATGATGCTTCTTTTGTTCCCTATAGGACTAGCAGGTATGACATTTCATTGA
- the LOC123919845 gene encoding calcium-transporting ATPase 12, plasma membrane-type-like isoform X2: MSQASMSSESDGGNIELGASLLLATTTTTSSNKYNKIWHRSKILLYIKVIISLRKDTTSSDNYEESLPPSPLPNTSLLPSPPARTSSAKSFVGIDIPSHTQEGYIAEIVKKKDLISLLKFGGVDRVCEILHGQTHHPLEITGNLGTSFSSILWNSCKHNRYTISMMLISASLSFATELKQEGRKYGWHDGVAMVFFVLLLLAFSSITNFWCERKMVKLAKRKGQEVKFNVKRGEHDLVLPVYDIVVGDIVCLSPRDEVPADGLLVSGDVLVLDDGIQNEKIDCRENPFLIAGSKVIEGHGQMVVTSVENKLNVAEMKGSMNCNFEKKGLLYSLIEKPISNLDKASLLIFTLVAFVLFIRLICKKDGDGGGLPEIKGNNVSIGLLAQLLENIFLRPRGNISILAGLFSVVMLCVQHGVPLMVTLSLHYQNDKLVVNQEVVHNDLSACTTMGLVTVICIDVSGGIIPKPMEVKIWVGEGERDMSMVEEPETRFVLDKLKQGLGLSVLAPGLSPSPVSNSLVSWAEKTWKMDILSFREDFHILKHSKLDSNQEGSGVLARKVRVNEQVMHVHWSGDAPTILEMCSQYYDSEGACHSIENQKLKFRQVIQEMEDNGLKPIAFACRETQVQELEQDELTLLALVGLKFKCQESTKLALQNLKNNGIEIKLVSEDDIMVVKDMACELRIEVPINGHLEGKELKDLNDKERLVKVDQAIAMGSFSPKDKHLMVRCLQDKGDVVAFIDQERLMTNHNSEVLKLADVGIVHNSLRRTIDGREKSGITITCFSALVPIIKAGRSKYHNIQKFIQLQMTVGISGLLITLITTIFTGNSPLTAIQLIWVNMLMCILGGLMMVMELSSEDEQKQPSGRNQPIITKKIWKNIVFQVFYQASACMILEFGGHVTDSEKQVRKIMIFNTFFLCQLFNLLNIMGFLKADIFKIDVQKFCFLVALGGCVVMQVVVIEYAKGLADCMRLNAARWAICVLVSAVPWVLEWTLKKIFSVFFSTNYSSPLDSRESTPQPLFYLYWGLPFMMLLLFPIGLAGMTFH; encoded by the exons ATGTCACAAGCAAGCATGTCCTCAGAATCAGATGGTGGCAACATAGAACTTGGTGCTAGTTTACTACttgctactactactactactagcaGCAACAAATACAATAAGATATGGCATAGAAGCAAGATACTACTATACATAAAAGTCATTATCTCCTTGAGGAAGGATACAACTTCTAGTGACAATTATGAAGAATCTCTTCCACCATCACCACTACCAAACACTTCATTACTTCCTAGTCCTCCTGCTAGAACATCCTCTGCCAAATCATTTGTTGGAATCGATATACCTTCTCATACTCAAGAGGGGTATATTGCTGAAATTGTGAAGAAGAAGGACTTAATATCTCTTCTTAAGTTTGGTGGGGTTGATCGCGTTTGTGAAATTCTACATGGTCAAACTCATCACCCATTAGAG ATCACTGGGAACCTTGGAACAAGCTTCTCTAGCATTTTATGGAATAGCTGCAAACACAATCGTTACACAATTTCAATGATGTTGATTTCGGCCTCATTGTCCTTTGCCACGGAACTCAAGCAGGAGGGACGGAAATATGGTTGGCATGATGGTGTTGCtatggttttttttgttttacttctGCTCGCATTCTCTTCAATAACTAACTTTTGGTGCGAACGAAAAATGGTGAAATTGGCAAAGAGAAAAGGCCAGGAGGTGAAGTTCAATGTTAAAAGAGGTGAACATGATCTTGTTCTTCCCGTATACGATATTGTTGTGGGTGACATCGTGTGTTTGAGTCCCCGTGATGAGGTTCCTGCTGATGGTTTGCTTGTGAGTGGCGACGTCCTTGTGCTGGATGATGGaatacaaaatgaaaaaattgattgTAGGGAGAACCCATTTCTTATAGCTGGTTCAAAGGTGATTGAGGGTCATGGACAGATGGTTGTGACATCAGTTGAAAACAAGCTGAATGTGGCTGAGATGAAAGGCTCAATGAAttgtaattttgaaaagaaaggCCTTTTGTACAGTCTAATTGAGAAGCCAATTTCTAACCTTGACAAAGCCTCTCTTTTAATCTTTACACTCGTTGCATTTGTATTGTTCATTCGCCtaatttgtaaaaaagatgGAGATGGTGGCGGATTGCCGGAAATTAAAGGGAATAATGTTTCAATTGGCCTGTTGGCGCAACTCCTTGAGAACATTTTTTTGAGACCACGAGGAAATATTTCCATTTTAGCAGGACTTTTTAGTGTTGTAATGCTGTGTGTACAACATGGAGTGCCACTTATGGTTACTTTATCTCTCCATTACCAGAATGATAAACTGGTGGTTAATCAAGAAGTTGTTCATAATGATTTGTCAGCTTGTACAACAATGGGGTTGGTGACTGTTATATGCATTGATGTATCTGGTGGGATCATACCAAAACCAATGGAGGTTAAAATCTGGGTGGGAGAGGGGGAGAGAGATATGAGCATGGTTGAGGAACCAGAAACACGTTTTGTACTTGACAAGCTTAAACAAGGACTTGGTTTATCAGTTCTTGCACCAGGACTATCTCCTTCTCCTGTGTCCAATTCACTTGTTTCGTGGGCAGAAAAAACATGGAAAATGGACATTTTATCTTTCAGAGAAGATTTTCACATTCTTAAGCATAGCAAACTGGATTCTAACCAAGAGGGCAGTGGAGTTTTGGCAAGAAAAGTTAGGGTCAATGAACAAGTTATGCACGTGCACTGGAGCGGGGATGCACCCACGATATTGGAAATGTGTTCGCAATACTATGACAGTGAAGGAGCATGTCATTCCATAGAAAATCAGAAACTTAAATTTAGGCAGGTGATTCAAGAGATGGAGGATAATGGCCTTAAGCCAATTGCATTTGCTTGTAGAGAAACACAAGTGCAAGAACTGGAGCAAGATGAATTGACCTTGTTAGCACTGGTAGGTCTCAAATTCAAGTGTCAagaatcaacaaaattagcTTTGCAAAATCTCAAGAATAATGGAATAGAAATCAAATTGGTCTCGGAGGATGACATCATGGTAGTGAAAGACATGGCTTGTGAACTGAGAATAGAAGTGCCGATAAATGGTCACCTTGAAGGAAAAGAACTTAAAGATTTGAATGACAAAGAAAGATTAGTTAAAGTGGATCAAGCCATTGCAATGGGAAGTTTCAGTCCTAAAGACAAGCATCTCATGGTTAGGTGTTTGCAAGACAAAGGTGATGTGGTTGCATTCATTGACCAAGAAAGGTTGATGACCAATCATAATTCAGAAGTTCTAAAGCTAGCTGATGTAGGGATAGTTCATAACTCTCTAAGAAGAACAATTGATGGTAGAGAGAAATCTGGTATAACTATCACATGTTTCAGTGCACTGGTACCAATCATTAAGGCTGGCAGAAGTAAATATCACAATATTCAAAAGTTCATTCAACTTCAGATGACAGTTGGTATATCAGGGTTACTCATAACCTTGATTACAACAATATTCACAGGAAACTCTCCCTTAACAGCAATCCAATTGATTTGGGTGAACATGCTAATGTGTATTCTGGGCGGTCTAATGATGGTGATGGAATTAAGTAGTGAGGATGAACAAAAACAACCATCTGGTAGGAATCAACCAATTATAACCAAGAAAATATGGAAAAACATAGTTTTTCAGGTTTTCTATCAAGCTTCTGCATGTATGATACTTGAGTTTGGGGGACACGTAACTGACAGTGAAAAGCAAGTAAGGAAAATCATGATCTTCAATACATTCTTTCTTTGCCAGCTCTTCAATCTGCTCAATATCATGGGTTTCTTGAAAGCAGATATTTTCAAGATTGATGTTCAGAAGTTCTGTTTCTTAGTGGCTTTAGGTGGTTGTGTTGTTATGCAGGTTGTGGTAATTGAGTATGCAAAAGGCTTAGCAGATTGCATGCGGCTGAATGCCGCTCGATGGGCTATCTGTGTCCTGGTCAGTGCTGTTCCATGGGTACTTGAATGGACCTTGAAGAAgattttttcagtttttttcaGCACCAATTATAGTTCACCCTTGGACTCTCGAGAGTCAACCCCACAACCTTTGTTCTATCTTTATTGGGGGCTTCCATTTATGATGCTTCTTTTGTTCCCTATAGGACTAGCAGGTATGACATTTCATTGA
- the LOC123919845 gene encoding calcium-transporting ATPase 12, plasma membrane-type-like isoform X4 → MSQASMSSESDGGNIELGASLLLATTTTTSSNKYNKIWHRSKILLYIKVIISLRKDTTSSDNYEESLPPSPLPNTSLLPSPPARTSSAKSFVGIDIPSHTQEGYIAEIVKKKDLISLLKFGGVDRVCEILHGQTHHPLEITGNLGTSFSSILWNSCKHNRYTISMMLISASLSFATELKQEGRKYGWHDGVAMVFFVLLLLAFSSITNFWCERKMVKLAKRKGQEVKFNVKRGEHDLVLPVYDIVVGDIVCLSPRDEVPADGLLVSGDVLVLDDGIQNEKIDCRENPFLIAGSKVIEGHGQMVVTSVENKLNVAEMKGSMNCNFEKKGLLYSLIEKPISNLDKASLLIFTLVAFVLFIRLICKKDGDGGGLPEIKGNNVSIGLLAQLLENIFLRPRGNISILAGLFSVVMLCVQHGVPLMVTLSLHYQNDKLVVNQEVVHNDLSACTTMGLVTVICIDVSGGIIPKPMEVKIWVGEGERDMSMVEEPETRFVLDKLKQGLGLSVLAPGLSPSPVSNSLVSWAEKTWKMDILSFREDFHILKHSKLDSNQEGSGVLARKVRVNEQVMHVHWSGDAPTILEMCSQYYDSEGACHSIENQKLKFRQVIQEMEDNGLKPIAFACRETQVQELEQDELTLLALVGLKFKCQESTKLALQNLKNNGIEIKLVSEDDIMVVKDMACELRIEVPINGHLEGKELKDLNDKERLVKVDQAIAMGSFSPKDKHLMVRCLQDKGDVVAFIDQERLMTNHNSEVLKLADVGIVHNSLRRTIDGREKSGITITCFSALVPIIKAGRSKYHNIQKFIQLQMTVGISGLLITLITTIFTGNSPLTAIQLIWVNMLMCILGGLMMVMELSSEDEQKQPSGRNQPIITKKIWKNIVFQVFYQASACMILEFGGHVTDSEKQVVVIEYAKGLADCMRLNAARWAICVLVSAVPWVLEWTLKKIFSVFFSTNYSSPLDSRESTPQPLFYLYWGLPFMMLLLFPIGLAGMTFH, encoded by the exons ATGTCACAAGCAAGCATGTCCTCAGAATCAGATGGTGGCAACATAGAACTTGGTGCTAGTTTACTACttgctactactactactactagcaGCAACAAATACAATAAGATATGGCATAGAAGCAAGATACTACTATACATAAAAGTCATTATCTCCTTGAGGAAGGATACAACTTCTAGTGACAATTATGAAGAATCTCTTCCACCATCACCACTACCAAACACTTCATTACTTCCTAGTCCTCCTGCTAGAACATCCTCTGCCAAATCATTTGTTGGAATCGATATACCTTCTCATACTCAAGAGGGGTATATTGCTGAAATTGTGAAGAAGAAGGACTTAATATCTCTTCTTAAGTTTGGTGGGGTTGATCGCGTTTGTGAAATTCTACATGGTCAAACTCATCACCCATTAGAG ATCACTGGGAACCTTGGAACAAGCTTCTCTAGCATTTTATGGAATAGCTGCAAACACAATCGTTACACAATTTCAATGATGTTGATTTCGGCCTCATTGTCCTTTGCCACGGAACTCAAGCAGGAGGGACGGAAATATGGTTGGCATGATGGTGTTGCtatggttttttttgttttacttctGCTCGCATTCTCTTCAATAACTAACTTTTGGTGCGAACGAAAAATGGTGAAATTGGCAAAGAGAAAAGGCCAGGAGGTGAAGTTCAATGTTAAAAGAGGTGAACATGATCTTGTTCTTCCCGTATACGATATTGTTGTGGGTGACATCGTGTGTTTGAGTCCCCGTGATGAGGTTCCTGCTGATGGTTTGCTTGTGAGTGGCGACGTCCTTGTGCTGGATGATGGaatacaaaatgaaaaaattgattgTAGGGAGAACCCATTTCTTATAGCTGGTTCAAAGGTGATTGAGGGTCATGGACAGATGGTTGTGACATCAGTTGAAAACAAGCTGAATGTGGCTGAGATGAAAGGCTCAATGAAttgtaattttgaaaagaaaggCCTTTTGTACAGTCTAATTGAGAAGCCAATTTCTAACCTTGACAAAGCCTCTCTTTTAATCTTTACACTCGTTGCATTTGTATTGTTCATTCGCCtaatttgtaaaaaagatgGAGATGGTGGCGGATTGCCGGAAATTAAAGGGAATAATGTTTCAATTGGCCTGTTGGCGCAACTCCTTGAGAACATTTTTTTGAGACCACGAGGAAATATTTCCATTTTAGCAGGACTTTTTAGTGTTGTAATGCTGTGTGTACAACATGGAGTGCCACTTATGGTTACTTTATCTCTCCATTACCAGAATGATAAACTGGTGGTTAATCAAGAAGTTGTTCATAATGATTTGTCAGCTTGTACAACAATGGGGTTGGTGACTGTTATATGCATTGATGTATCTGGTGGGATCATACCAAAACCAATGGAGGTTAAAATCTGGGTGGGAGAGGGGGAGAGAGATATGAGCATGGTTGAGGAACCAGAAACACGTTTTGTACTTGACAAGCTTAAACAAGGACTTGGTTTATCAGTTCTTGCACCAGGACTATCTCCTTCTCCTGTGTCCAATTCACTTGTTTCGTGGGCAGAAAAAACATGGAAAATGGACATTTTATCTTTCAGAGAAGATTTTCACATTCTTAAGCATAGCAAACTGGATTCTAACCAAGAGGGCAGTGGAGTTTTGGCAAGAAAAGTTAGGGTCAATGAACAAGTTATGCACGTGCACTGGAGCGGGGATGCACCCACGATATTGGAAATGTGTTCGCAATACTATGACAGTGAAGGAGCATGTCATTCCATAGAAAATCAGAAACTTAAATTTAGGCAGGTGATTCAAGAGATGGAGGATAATGGCCTTAAGCCAATTGCATTTGCTTGTAGAGAAACACAAGTGCAAGAACTGGAGCAAGATGAATTGACCTTGTTAGCACTGGTAGGTCTCAAATTCAAGTGTCAagaatcaacaaaattagcTTTGCAAAATCTCAAGAATAATGGAATAGAAATCAAATTGGTCTCGGAGGATGACATCATGGTAGTGAAAGACATGGCTTGTGAACTGAGAATAGAAGTGCCGATAAATGGTCACCTTGAAGGAAAAGAACTTAAAGATTTGAATGACAAAGAAAGATTAGTTAAAGTGGATCAAGCCATTGCAATGGGAAGTTTCAGTCCTAAAGACAAGCATCTCATGGTTAGGTGTTTGCAAGACAAAGGTGATGTGGTTGCATTCATTGACCAAGAAAGGTTGATGACCAATCATAATTCAGAAGTTCTAAAGCTAGCTGATGTAGGGATAGTTCATAACTCTCTAAGAAGAACAATTGATGGTAGAGAGAAATCTGGTATAACTATCACATGTTTCAGTGCACTGGTACCAATCATTAAGGCTGGCAGAAGTAAATATCACAATATTCAAAAGTTCATTCAACTTCAGATGACAGTTGGTATATCAGGGTTACTCATAACCTTGATTACAACAATATTCACAGGAAACTCTCCCTTAACAGCAATCCAATTGATTTGGGTGAACATGCTAATGTGTATTCTGGGCGGTCTAATGATGGTGATGGAATTAAGTAGTGAGGATGAACAAAAACAACCATCTGGTAGGAATCAACCAATTATAACCAAGAAAATATGGAAAAACATAGTTTTTCAGGTTTTCTATCAAGCTTCTGCATGTATGATACTTGAGTTTGGGGGACACGTAACTGACAGTGAAAAGCAA GTTGTGGTAATTGAGTATGCAAAAGGCTTAGCAGATTGCATGCGGCTGAATGCCGCTCGATGGGCTATCTGTGTCCTGGTCAGTGCTGTTCCATGGGTACTTGAATGGACCTTGAAGAAgattttttcagtttttttcaGCACCAATTATAGTTCACCCTTGGACTCTCGAGAGTCAACCCCACAACCTTTGTTCTATCTTTATTGGGGGCTTCCATTTATGATGCTTCTTTTGTTCCCTATAGGACTAGCAGGTATGACATTTCATTGA